The Eleutherodactylus coqui strain aEleCoq1 chromosome 6, aEleCoq1.hap1, whole genome shotgun sequence genome window below encodes:
- the LOC136571848 gene encoding autophagy-related protein 13-like: MWCKSRLTPPSPHPTNGLDVTVAIDRSIYRKRFKPLLQLYSSRLSYQPTVLGAASSDLGYPVALAAGVSATLPYQMMVPGKEGGLPNITAQPAHGTQADHDRAVLTSPSHVTGTTSSSEEADIPSGSSTAGRSSPNKSPHILFTRKVGAFVEKPSPQVTYASTDIPFAVFAPRLIDVEDTDHMVVCPDVRTPEEVTPDARSLQSSCSSNEVPQDDFVMVDFRPAFSKDDLPMDVGTFYREFQNPPQLSSLSIDIAVQSMAEDLDSLPEKLAMHEKNMDEFDRKLECLQLLSPALQTQAIFCCAPTGNSYFRKHFVDFCKGILVAQLL, translated from the exons atgtggtgCAAGAGTCGGCTTACacccccctctccccaccccacTAATGGATTAGATGTCACGGTCGCTATTGATCGCAGCATCTACCGTAAGAGGTTTAAACCATTGTTGCAG CTGTACAGCTCTCGCCTTTCTTACCAGCCAACTGTCCTTGGAGCTGCATCCTCAGACCTGGGCTACCCTGTGGCCTTGGCTGCTGGAGTGAGCGCTACCCTTCCATACCAG aTGATGGTGCCAGGAAAGGAGGGTGGGTTGCCCAATATTACTGCCCAACCTGCACATGGTACTCAAGCAGATCATGACAGAGCGGTTTTGACTTCACCATCACATGTAACTGGCACTACCTCCAGCAG TGAGGAAGCAGACATCCCATCTGGGAGCAGCACTGCGGGGAGGAGCTCTCCCAATAAGTCTCCCCATATTCTTTTCACCCGTAAAGTTGGGGCTTTTGTGGAAAAACCTTCCCCTCAG GTCACTTATGCCAGCACAGATATACCATTCGCCGTGTTTGCACCCAGACTGATTGATGTGGAGGACACCGACCACATG GTGGTTTGTCCtgatgtcagg ACTCCGGAAGAGGTGACACCAGATGCTCGCAGTTTGCAAAGCTCCTGCTCAAGCAATGAAGTACCCCAGGATGACTTTGTTATGGTGGACTTT CGACCGGCTTTTTCTAAGGATGACCTTCCTATGGATGTGGGAACCTTCTACCGGGAGTTTCAGAACCCGCCTCAGCTGAGCAGCCTTTCTATTGACATTGCTGTCCAGTCAATGGCAGAAGACCTG GATTCGCTGCCGGAAAAGTTGgccatgcatgaaaaaaacatggACGAGTTTGATCGTAAGCTGGAGTGTCTCCAGTTGCTCAGCCCTGCTCTTCAAACTCAGGCCATTTTTTGTTGTGCCCCTACTGGTAATTCTTATTTCCGGAAGCACTTTGTGGACTTCTGTAAAGGCATTCTTGTAGCACAGCTGCTATAA